One window from the genome of Candidatus Chlorohelix allophototropha encodes:
- a CDS encoding AI-2E family transporter, with translation MQNNTEKLPSVQELKFSPTMKRLIVFIVVGLLVAFFLKIGEILPPFIWALVTAFIFNDPIKYLTWRTGKPRWVWSAVLYLIFFVVLVLVIAWLVPAVRQEAKILSEDVPKIQQSVKDNLGANPTVNIAGIEVQSDTVISAVDGVVNRLPEIAQEIGPKLLSGTFRFLIDFLLYLIATFYFLLMGARPLLHFLDTLPLMARNEMLDLFERADRVLGAYIKAQFFLVLIMSVSSFIIMEILGIRYAILLAIMVGVLELIPFVGPYLAIGISCLVAYFQPHGANLSFGLDGVMLAIVVAIALFILRQIEDYLVIPNLVGKILELPPLLVIFSTIAGAALLGPMGLLLSVPVVAVLKIVIGYLYYKLVDADRQKIILKPGTDSDELLETLDRYESGSRLLLVGAKSEVLRKPEVLTHIQQLRATRKLDVAFFVGEDEPTAHTLRGSGFSVVVQEQEHFFGNED, from the coding sequence ATGCAAAATAACACCGAAAAGCTGCCATCTGTACAGGAATTAAAGTTTTCACCCACAATGAAGCGTCTGATAGTTTTTATAGTGGTAGGGTTGCTGGTGGCTTTCTTTTTAAAAATAGGTGAAATATTACCGCCCTTTATCTGGGCATTGGTAACCGCTTTTATCTTTAATGACCCTATTAAATATCTTACTTGGCGTACCGGAAAACCTCGTTGGGTTTGGTCGGCAGTTCTTTATTTGATATTTTTTGTGGTGTTGGTGCTGGTAATAGCTTGGTTAGTTCCAGCGGTAAGGCAGGAAGCAAAAATACTGTCCGAAGATGTGCCAAAAATTCAGCAATCCGTTAAGGATAATCTAGGGGCAAACCCTACCGTAAATATTGCTGGTATAGAAGTACAATCGGATACCGTAATCAGTGCAGTTGATGGGGTGGTAAATCGTCTCCCTGAAATAGCGCAGGAAATCGGACCAAAATTACTTTCCGGCACTTTCCGGTTTCTTATTGATTTCCTATTATATTTGATTGCAACTTTCTACTTTCTGTTAATGGGCGCTCGCCCACTTCTGCATTTTTTGGATACTCTTCCACTAATGGCGCGCAATGAAATGTTGGACTTGTTTGAGCGCGCCGACCGGGTTCTAGGTGCCTATATCAAGGCGCAGTTTTTCCTAGTGCTGATTATGAGCGTTAGTTCATTTATCATAATGGAAATTCTTGGCATTCGTTATGCTATCTTACTGGCAATCATGGTAGGGGTTTTGGAGCTTATACCGTTTGTAGGACCTTATCTTGCAATCGGCATTAGCTGTTTAGTAGCATATTTTCAGCCACATGGGGCAAACCTATCCTTTGGTTTGGACGGTGTGATGCTGGCAATAGTAGTTGCGATTGCACTATTTATATTGCGTCAGATAGAGGATTATCTGGTAATTCCGAATTTGGTCGGCAAAATTCTGGAACTTCCCCCGCTTCTGGTGATTTTCTCAACCATAGCAGGCGCGGCATTATTAGGACCGATGGGTTTATTATTATCAGTTCCGGTAGTGGCGGTTCTGAAAATCGTGATTGGTTATCTCTATTACAAATTAGTAGATGCCGATCGCCAAAAAATTATCCTGAAACCCGGCACGGATAGTGACGAACTTCTAGAGACGCTAGATCGTTATGAATCCGGTTCCCGCTTGTTACTTGTCGGTGCAAAAAGCGAAGTATTGCGCAAACCTGAAGTCCTTACCCATATCCAGCAACTAAGAGCCACGCGCAAACTTGATGTGGCATTTTTCGTAGGGGAAGATGAGCCAACCGCGCATACCCTACGCGGTTCTGGTTTTTCGGTGGTTGTACAGGAACAGGAACATTTCTTCGGTAACGAAGACTGA